In one window of Nocardioides panacisoli DNA:
- a CDS encoding MFS transporter: MDRAATRTGHSLRAALGVRALPLLLGVQLANAVAVWVHVVAVQWMLTVRGESAFVISMAPAAMAVPFLLFALPLGVVVGYASREKLMVASTSVSALTALTLVLATSAGLTHPTVLLATVGMVGSALVVVGVSWQSLLPEVVGRGLVPAASLLDGAVFNVARAVGPLLAGIGLGLFVPAATFGLVAALFGGCALTLVLHQRRATPGRRGPRRPVLPAIGGALHFARHSPWTRRLLWRMTMFGLPASAMWALVSLVAYERFDLDSDGFGVMMALLGSGAVVGTVTLGPLRHRCSVKVFAAALSTVYAATLVALGSFAPLGLVGIFLVLGGVAWVGVQSTWMMLAHQALPDWVRPRIIALVLFLFQGTQALGSLVWGVAADLVGLTGALATAAVMMVISVAVLLRSGLGSSVGIEPVLADADASVAAVAAEAGEGQLVVRYDYRVDESADDRFAEAMAHLRLSRLRMGAQHWSLTKDSAQPGVYTETYRVASRGDLLEQETERLTVPEQRLRHAVAETAAQVYGPSVEPVTASGEGAVATQPDGQGIRDTESEE; encoded by the coding sequence GTGGATCGAGCAGCGACGAGGACGGGGCACAGCCTGCGGGCTGCGCTGGGGGTGCGGGCCCTGCCGCTGCTCCTCGGCGTGCAGCTTGCCAATGCGGTGGCGGTCTGGGTGCACGTGGTGGCCGTGCAGTGGATGCTCACCGTCCGCGGCGAATCTGCCTTCGTGATCTCGATGGCTCCCGCCGCCATGGCCGTGCCCTTCCTGCTGTTCGCGTTGCCGCTGGGGGTCGTGGTCGGCTACGCCTCCCGGGAGAAGCTGATGGTCGCCTCGACCAGTGTCTCTGCGCTCACGGCGCTCACGCTGGTGCTGGCGACCAGCGCCGGCCTCACACATCCGACAGTCCTGCTGGCGACGGTGGGCATGGTCGGCTCCGCCCTCGTCGTGGTCGGCGTCTCATGGCAGTCGCTCCTCCCGGAGGTGGTGGGTCGTGGGCTGGTGCCGGCCGCGTCCTTGTTGGACGGCGCCGTCTTCAACGTCGCCCGGGCCGTCGGGCCGCTGCTGGCCGGCATCGGGCTGGGGCTGTTCGTCCCGGCGGCGACCTTCGGTCTCGTGGCAGCACTCTTCGGTGGGTGTGCGCTGACGCTGGTCCTCCACCAGCGGCGGGCGACCCCCGGGCGCCGTGGCCCACGCCGCCCCGTCCTGCCCGCGATCGGTGGAGCGTTGCACTTCGCGCGTCACTCACCCTGGACCCGGCGACTGCTCTGGCGGATGACGATGTTCGGTCTCCCGGCCAGTGCCATGTGGGCCCTGGTCTCCCTCGTCGCCTACGAACGGTTCGACCTCGACTCCGACGGCTTCGGCGTGATGATGGCGCTCCTCGGCAGCGGTGCCGTGGTCGGCACGGTCACCCTCGGGCCCCTGCGACACCGCTGCAGCGTCAAGGTGTTCGCTGCCGCACTGTCCACGGTGTACGCCGCCACGTTGGTGGCACTCGGCTCCTTCGCGCCGCTCGGGCTCGTCGGGATCTTCCTGGTCCTGGGGGGCGTGGCGTGGGTCGGTGTGCAGAGCACCTGGATGATGCTGGCGCACCAGGCCCTGCCCGACTGGGTCCGTCCGCGCATCATCGCGCTGGTCCTCTTCCTGTTCCAGGGGACGCAGGCCCTCGGGTCCCTCGTGTGGGGTGTGGCTGCTGACCTGGTGGGACTCACGGGTGCGCTGGCGACCGCCGCGGTCATGATGGTGATCTCGGTCGCCGTCCTGCTGCGCTCCGGTCTGGGGAGCAGTGTCGGGATCGAACCAGTGCTGGCCGACGCCGACGCCTCGGTCGCTGCCGTGGCTGCCGAGGCCGGCGAGGGGCAGCTCGTGGTGCGCTATGACTACCGCGTCGACGAGAGCGCCGATGACCGCTTCGCGGAAGCCATGGCCCACCTGCGCCTGTCTCGCCTCCGCATGGGCGCACAGCACTGGAGCCTTACGAAGGACTCGGCGCAACCGGGTGTCTACACCGAGACCTACCGCGTCGCCAGCCGTGGAGACCTCCTCGAGCAGGAGACCGAGCGGTTGACCGTGCCGGAGCAGCGACTCCGGCACGCGGTCGCAGAGACCGCAGCACAGGTGTACGGCCCCTCGGTGGAGCCCGTGACCGCCTCCGGCGAGGGCGCGGTCGCCACGCAACCCGACGGGCAGGGAATCCGCGACACGGAGAGCGAGGAGTAG
- a CDS encoding enoyl-CoA hydratase/isomerase family protein: protein MAIDTDHVLLEKDGPVARVWLNRPHKMNSVTVELLHRLDEIIKEVDEDPELKVLVLRGVENQFCSGFDLDELLSDFIGTTTAMDVAVLSAEVCDRLYQMNTPSVAVLEGYVTAGGFELMISCDFAIAADDAKIGDFHIRRALFGGAGPIYRLPRMIGLRKTKELMLTGKLLSGQEANEFDLINDSAPAGELDQRVEDFIGTLTDKSPYMMRLTKMAINQGLDADVRSLMVMEHLAVGNALQSEDGKEGVEAFLQKREPKWVGR from the coding sequence ATGGCAATCGACACCGACCACGTACTGCTCGAGAAGGACGGACCCGTCGCTCGTGTGTGGCTCAACCGCCCGCACAAGATGAACTCCGTGACGGTCGAGCTGCTGCACCGACTCGACGAGATCATCAAGGAGGTCGACGAGGACCCCGAGCTGAAGGTTCTGGTGCTGCGCGGAGTGGAGAACCAGTTCTGCTCCGGATTCGACCTCGACGAGCTGCTCTCGGACTTCATCGGCACCACCACCGCGATGGACGTGGCCGTGCTCTCCGCCGAGGTCTGTGACCGCCTCTACCAGATGAACACCCCCTCGGTCGCCGTCCTGGAGGGCTACGTGACCGCGGGTGGGTTCGAGCTGATGATCTCCTGCGACTTCGCCATCGCTGCCGACGACGCGAAGATCGGTGACTTCCACATCCGTCGCGCCCTCTTCGGTGGCGCCGGCCCCATCTACCGCCTGCCGCGCATGATCGGCCTGCGCAAGACCAAGGAGCTGATGCTGACCGGCAAGCTCCTCTCGGGCCAGGAGGCGAACGAGTTCGACCTGATCAACGACTCCGCGCCGGCCGGCGAGCTGGACCAGCGGGTCGAGGACTTCATCGGCACGCTCACCGACAAGAGCCCCTACATGATGCGTCTGACGAAGATGGCCATCAACCAGGGCCTCGACGCCGACGTGCGCTCCCTGATGGTGATGGAGCACCTGGCTGTCGGCAACGCGCTGCAGTCCGAGGACGGCAAGGAAGGCGTGGAGGCGTTCCTGCAGAAGCGCGAGCCGAAGTGGGTCGGTCGCTGA
- a CDS encoding acyl-CoA dehydrogenase family protein: MTTPTAPTLDTFLAQAREWLASVAPTRTERSWGQGTDSVTVFENWTEDEERAETDRIRAYERAKYDAGFGALTWSPEYGGRDLPTSYLLAFRRVEAGFDVPRRTEMFPVTQQLVAPTIAQWGTEAQQETYVRAMLRTDVMACQLFSETEAGSDLAAVRSRAVRSADGWRLNGHKVWTSGARVADVGVAVVRTDPDAAKHAGLSVFLVPMDAPGVTVRPIRQMTGGTSFNEVYLDDVELGDHYRLGPEGEGWKVALTVLASERLDSGALGLENADQAVELARHLDRPLTDLERDGVADLVTRSYVQRLTGMRVAASLVAGRDPGPEASVGKLLATDTMGRTSEVVRALLGPDLVADRGYWGTWAWTEHVLGAPGYRIAGGTDEIQHNILAERVLGLPKEPRR; encoded by the coding sequence ATGACCACACCCACCGCACCCACCCTGGACACCTTCCTCGCGCAGGCCCGCGAATGGCTGGCATCGGTCGCTCCGACGCGCACCGAGCGGTCGTGGGGGCAGGGGACCGACTCCGTGACGGTCTTCGAGAACTGGACCGAGGATGAGGAGCGTGCCGAGACCGACCGCATCCGCGCCTACGAGCGGGCGAAGTACGACGCGGGATTCGGTGCGCTCACGTGGTCTCCGGAGTACGGCGGCCGCGACCTCCCGACGTCCTACCTCCTGGCCTTCCGCAGGGTCGAGGCGGGCTTCGACGTCCCGCGTCGGACCGAGATGTTCCCGGTGACCCAGCAGCTCGTCGCGCCGACCATCGCCCAGTGGGGGACCGAAGCACAGCAGGAGACGTACGTGCGGGCCATGCTGCGCACCGACGTGATGGCCTGCCAACTCTTCTCCGAGACCGAGGCCGGCTCGGACCTGGCCGCGGTCCGCAGCCGTGCAGTGCGCTCCGCGGACGGCTGGCGGTTGAACGGCCACAAGGTGTGGACCTCCGGCGCGCGGGTCGCGGACGTCGGGGTCGCGGTCGTTCGCACCGACCCGGACGCCGCCAAGCACGCGGGGCTCAGCGTCTTCCTCGTCCCCATGGACGCCCCTGGCGTCACCGTCCGTCCGATTCGTCAGATGACCGGTGGCACCTCGTTCAACGAGGTCTACCTGGACGATGTGGAGTTGGGCGACCACTACCGACTCGGCCCCGAGGGGGAGGGGTGGAAGGTCGCACTCACCGTGCTGGCCTCCGAGCGCCTCGACTCAGGGGCGTTGGGACTCGAGAACGCTGACCAGGCCGTGGAGCTCGCCCGCCACCTGGATCGACCCCTCACCGACCTCGAGCGGGATGGCGTCGCCGACCTGGTGACCCGCAGCTACGTCCAGCGACTCACCGGGATGCGAGTCGCGGCCTCCCTGGTGGCCGGCCGCGACCCGGGTCCGGAAGCCTCGGTGGGCAAGTTGCTGGCCACCGACACCATGGGCCGAACCTCCGAGGTGGTGCGCGCCCTGCTCGGTCCCGACCTGGTGGCGGACCGGGGGTACTGGGGGACGTGGGCCTGGACCGAGCACGTGCTCGGGGCGCCGGGATACCGCATTGCCGGTGGCACCGACGAGATCCAGCACAACATCCTCGCCGAGCGTGTCCTCGGCCTGCCGAAGGAGCCGAGGCGATGA
- a CDS encoding FAD-dependent oxidoreductase, translating into MNTDLLVIGAGMAGLSAAARATRDGLRVVVVDVGEDIGGSARYAGYAWTAPTHEVMDAVNPHGDIALKRALVDRFDSGIGWIRSVGVECHDAVPILGFGRGHAFDTNQYVDLCRRLVTEGGGEVRLGTTTRRLLRSEGRIVGAEVEGPSGGEDIHARWTLLATGGFQGDPDLLATKIHPRAGAMQLRSNPHSTGAGYRLAETVGAATGPEDAGFYGHLVPSHVPFADTADFVDLSLYYSEHALLFNLDNERFTDETLGDHLTTIALLDQRESRGLLIADARVHRDWMVTAYVEGAVSVDKFALANKRGGRVGLAQELDELAYLPEEWGYDGAEIRARIEEYNAAAQNGSVAPGRAKDALPLDEGPWYVIECEPAVTFPFHGIRIDDRARVLDGNGAPIHGLLAAGSDTGGLWNRAYAGGLASALVFGLTAAETAAS; encoded by the coding sequence ATGAACACCGACCTGCTTGTCATCGGCGCCGGCATGGCGGGGCTGTCCGCCGCCGCACGCGCCACGCGCGACGGCCTCCGGGTGGTGGTGGTCGACGTCGGAGAGGACATCGGCGGCTCGGCGAGATACGCGGGCTACGCCTGGACGGCTCCCACGCACGAGGTCATGGACGCGGTGAACCCCCATGGCGACATCGCGCTCAAGCGCGCCCTGGTCGACCGCTTCGACTCCGGCATCGGGTGGATCCGCTCCGTGGGCGTCGAGTGCCACGACGCCGTCCCGATCCTGGGGTTCGGCCGCGGTCACGCCTTCGACACCAACCAGTACGTCGACCTCTGCCGGCGCTTGGTCACCGAGGGCGGCGGCGAAGTGCGCCTCGGCACCACGACCCGCCGACTACTCAGGAGCGAGGGACGCATCGTCGGGGCCGAGGTCGAGGGCCCCAGCGGCGGCGAGGACATCCACGCCCGCTGGACCCTGCTGGCGACCGGGGGATTCCAGGGCGATCCTGACCTCCTGGCGACGAAGATCCACCCCCGAGCCGGCGCGATGCAGCTGCGTTCGAATCCCCACAGCACCGGGGCTGGCTACCGACTGGCCGAGACGGTCGGTGCAGCGACCGGCCCGGAGGACGCCGGGTTCTACGGCCACCTGGTGCCCAGCCACGTCCCGTTCGCCGACACGGCCGATTTCGTCGACCTCTCGCTCTACTACAGCGAGCACGCGTTGCTGTTCAACCTGGACAACGAGCGCTTCACCGACGAGACGCTCGGCGACCACCTCACCACCATTGCCCTCCTCGACCAGCGTGAGTCGCGCGGCCTCCTGATCGCCGACGCGCGGGTACATCGGGACTGGATGGTGACCGCCTACGTCGAAGGAGCGGTCTCCGTCGACAAGTTCGCCCTGGCCAACAAGCGCGGTGGCCGGGTGGGCCTGGCCCAGGAGCTCGACGAGTTGGCGTACCTGCCCGAGGAATGGGGGTACGACGGCGCGGAGATCCGCGCACGCATCGAGGAGTACAACGCAGCAGCGCAGAATGGCTCCGTGGCCCCCGGGCGCGCCAAGGACGCTCTCCCGCTCGACGAGGGACCCTGGTACGTCATCGAGTGCGAGCCCGCAGTCACCTTCCCCTTCCACGGAATTCGCATCGACGACCGGGCGCGAGTGCTCGACGGCAACGGTGCACCGATCCACGGGCTGCTGGCGGCCGGCTCCGACACCGGCGGCCTGTGGAATCGCGCGTACGCCGGCGGACTCGCCTCCGCCCTCGTCTTCGGCCTCACCGCAGCGGAGACCGCTGCCAGCTGA
- a CDS encoding Zn-ribbon domain-containing OB-fold protein, which translates to MPGSGGPAEVGDLRRSPGLRGSRCVSCGNVAFPVAAGCQRCGSAEVTPRELSPDGTVWGHTVQRFAPKSPPYVPPAEGFSPFAVGYVELPEGVRVEAVLESVDHPDYDALAGAAVHLVATDPVPRFATGEWLQHHHQRAASASDEGVTS; encoded by the coding sequence GTGCCAGGGTCTGGTGGCCCGGCCGAGGTCGGCGACCTCCGCCGGTCGCCCGGACTGCGTGGCAGCCGGTGCGTCAGTTGCGGAAATGTCGCCTTTCCGGTGGCCGCGGGGTGTCAGCGCTGCGGCAGCGCCGAGGTCACCCCCCGGGAGCTGAGCCCCGACGGGACGGTCTGGGGACACACGGTGCAGCGGTTCGCGCCGAAGTCGCCGCCGTACGTCCCCCCGGCGGAGGGCTTCTCGCCCTTCGCCGTGGGGTATGTCGAACTGCCGGAGGGGGTCCGTGTGGAAGCAGTGCTGGAGTCGGTCGACCATCCCGACTACGACGCACTCGCCGGGGCGGCGGTCCATCTCGTCGCCACGGACCCCGTCCCACGTTTCGCGACCGGCGAGTGGCTGCAGCACCACCACCAGCGGGCCGCTTCGGCCTCCGACGAAGGAGTTACCTCATGA
- a CDS encoding phosphotransferase family protein, translating to MSTGDLGTRVVAGLQDAGYDGAYSALEPMLGGHSGLTYRLTAGDHAFVVKAVPPGQRPIGRHDMLRQARILTALRETDVPVPTVRASEDPGEDGGQAWFAMDLVPGESLEPVLDDPAVDPPLASARMRRAAEILPRLHAVPVAELPVDGDPLTPADELARWVRTMDAVPTELVPRAVQLRDGLAAATPAAVDPVLVHGDYRLGNILAQGEEPAALIDWEIWSPGDPRVELGWFLVFADGSNFPGVGREVPDLPAADELVDLYTGSRSRFPDLDWFDALGRFKMAAIMGHNLRRHREGRHHDPDQEKLPATIERLIVSGLDCLT from the coding sequence ATGAGCACGGGGGACCTGGGTACGCGCGTGGTGGCCGGGCTGCAGGACGCCGGGTACGACGGCGCCTACTCCGCGCTGGAGCCGATGCTGGGAGGGCATTCCGGCCTGACCTACCGCCTCACCGCGGGCGACCACGCCTTCGTCGTCAAGGCGGTCCCGCCGGGGCAACGGCCGATCGGGCGGCACGACATGCTGCGGCAGGCCCGCATCCTCACCGCGTTGCGCGAGACCGACGTCCCGGTACCGACCGTGCGCGCGAGTGAGGATCCCGGCGAGGACGGCGGCCAGGCCTGGTTCGCGATGGACCTCGTCCCCGGCGAGTCCTTGGAGCCGGTCCTCGACGACCCCGCCGTCGATCCGCCGCTCGCCAGCGCGCGCATGCGGCGCGCCGCCGAGATCCTGCCCCGGCTGCATGCGGTCCCGGTGGCGGAGCTGCCGGTGGACGGGGACCCGTTGACGCCCGCCGATGAGCTCGCCCGATGGGTTCGGACCATGGACGCCGTGCCCACTGAACTGGTGCCACGTGCGGTGCAGCTGCGCGACGGCCTCGCCGCAGCGACCCCGGCGGCCGTGGACCCGGTGCTGGTCCACGGCGACTACCGGTTGGGCAACATCCTGGCGCAGGGCGAGGAGCCCGCGGCCCTCATCGACTGGGAGATCTGGAGTCCCGGCGACCCTCGGGTCGAACTGGGCTGGTTCCTGGTGTTCGCCGACGGTTCCAACTTCCCCGGCGTGGGTCGCGAGGTCCCCGACCTGCCTGCGGCGGACGAGCTCGTGGATCTCTACACCGGTTCCCGGTCGAGGTTCCCGGACCTGGACTGGTTCGATGCGCTGGGCCGGTTCAAGATGGCCGCGATCATGGGGCACAACCTGCGGCGACACCGGGAAGGCAGGCACCACGACCCGGACCAGGAGAAGCTCCCGGCCACCATCGAGCGCCTGATCGTCTCCGGGCTCGACTGCCTGACCTGA
- a CDS encoding FAD-dependent oxidoreductase: MSEFPHVFSPFDLAGVTLKNRLVALPAGTSMAREGVPTHGDTEHFERLAAGGVGLIVGGATVVHATTTLRSRKLVEAYIDDFVPATAAKVDAIHRHGARFIGQLCHLGREFIGGESDSPPVAPSPIKTVRDAYPPHELTAPEIEDIVKGWQVSTQNLVRAGADGVEIHAAHGYLPAQFMSPLTNRRTDSFGGSFENRMRFVDLVVSAMRSVIPAGFVLGVRLSGEEEIPGGMQVDDCVRIAEHLTEVGGVDYFSITHGTRGKYVKDSTTADAVAVPSASRVRAATGLPTLVGQRIRDAGTAEQVIRSGHADLVGMARALIADPELPAKSEAGRALDVRGCLGVNQDCRAFDPHLHCAVNAEVGRGRHPAVGVPAPRPKEVYVIGGGPAGLEAARVAAGRGHKVTVFERATTLGGAVRVAAAAPHRATLIDIVEYLEREMKRLKVEVNLAAGIDADDVGDILEMADHVVLASGSRPTVAPDSTGGSTTVSVDDVLLGHLPPDVERSALVYDEGDGFWPAYSAAESLAHQGWQVTLATPLTALAPRIPVESSGPLLARLSALGVDLQIAQELVVGSAPDAPVALRPVFGGPLVEAPAGLTVWHRPRTPVDALARAVPDGAAVSVIGDCLSPRRIGHAVAEGYRAGAEI; encoded by the coding sequence ATGAGCGAGTTCCCCCATGTCTTCAGTCCCTTCGACCTCGCAGGCGTGACGCTGAAGAACCGGTTGGTCGCCCTCCCAGCCGGGACCAGCATGGCGCGCGAGGGCGTCCCCACCCACGGGGACACCGAGCACTTCGAGCGTCTGGCGGCTGGCGGTGTCGGCCTCATCGTCGGGGGCGCGACGGTCGTCCACGCGACGACCACGCTGCGCTCGCGGAAGTTGGTCGAGGCCTACATCGACGACTTCGTGCCGGCCACTGCAGCGAAGGTCGACGCCATCCATCGCCACGGAGCGCGATTCATCGGCCAGTTGTGCCACTTGGGTCGGGAGTTCATCGGTGGCGAGTCCGACTCCCCGCCGGTTGCCCCGTCGCCGATCAAGACGGTTCGCGACGCCTACCCGCCGCACGAACTGACCGCCCCCGAGATCGAGGACATCGTCAAGGGGTGGCAGGTCTCGACGCAGAACCTGGTGCGGGCGGGTGCGGATGGGGTGGAGATCCACGCAGCCCACGGCTACCTCCCCGCCCAGTTCATGTCGCCGCTCACCAACCGGCGGACCGATTCCTTCGGCGGTTCCTTCGAGAATCGGATGCGCTTCGTCGACCTGGTGGTCTCGGCGATGCGATCGGTGATCCCCGCGGGCTTCGTGCTGGGCGTGCGACTCAGTGGTGAGGAGGAGATCCCCGGCGGCATGCAGGTCGATGACTGCGTGCGGATCGCGGAGCACCTGACCGAGGTGGGCGGTGTCGACTACTTCAGCATCACCCACGGCACGCGCGGCAAGTACGTCAAGGACTCCACCACGGCGGACGCCGTGGCCGTTCCGTCGGCCTCCCGGGTCCGCGCCGCCACCGGCTTGCCGACCCTGGTGGGTCAGCGGATCCGGGATGCCGGTACCGCCGAGCAGGTCATCCGGTCCGGCCATGCGGACCTGGTCGGGATGGCGCGAGCCTTGATCGCAGACCCCGAGCTGCCCGCGAAGTCCGAGGCCGGGCGGGCGCTGGACGTGCGCGGATGCCTCGGTGTCAATCAGGACTGCCGCGCTTTCGACCCCCACCTGCACTGTGCGGTCAATGCGGAGGTGGGGAGGGGGCGTCATCCAGCAGTGGGCGTTCCGGCGCCGCGACCCAAGGAGGTCTACGTCATCGGGGGCGGCCCCGCGGGGCTCGAGGCAGCCCGGGTCGCCGCAGGTCGAGGTCACAAGGTCACCGTCTTCGAGAGGGCGACCACGTTGGGTGGTGCCGTCCGCGTGGCTGCCGCGGCGCCGCACCGGGCGACCCTGATCGACATCGTCGAGTACCTGGAGCGAGAGATGAAACGGCTCAAGGTCGAGGTCAATCTGGCTGCCGGGATCGACGCCGATGACGTGGGCGACATCCTCGAGATGGCTGATCACGTGGTGCTCGCCAGCGGATCCCGTCCGACCGTGGCGCCGGATTCGACGGGAGGGAGCACGACGGTCTCGGTCGACGATGTGCTGCTCGGTCACCTCCCGCCGGACGTCGAGCGGTCCGCCCTGGTCTACGACGAGGGGGATGGGTTCTGGCCCGCCTACAGCGCGGCGGAGTCCCTGGCTCACCAGGGATGGCAGGTCACCCTGGCCACGCCGCTGACGGCGCTGGCTCCGCGGATCCCCGTGGAGAGCAGCGGCCCGCTCCTGGCCCGACTCAGCGCGCTGGGGGTGGATCTGCAGATCGCACAGGAGCTGGTGGTGGGGTCCGCCCCAGATGCGCCCGTCGCGCTGCGACCGGTCTTCGGTGGGCCGCTGGTCGAGGCTCCCGCGGGACTGACGGTGTGGCACCGGCCCCGCACTCCGGTGGATGCCCTGGCTCGCGCGGTGCCGGACGGTGCCGCGGTCAGCGTCATCGGTGACTGCCTGAGCCCGCGCCGCATCGGCCATGCCGTGGCCGAGGGGTACCGGGCCGGCGCCGAGATCTGA
- a CDS encoding SDR family NAD(P)-dependent oxidoreductase, with protein sequence MGDEVPGVGAHARYVPGRFADQVALVTGGGSGIGAAVARQLAAEGCARVNVADQDMDNAESVAVAMGGTARHVDVADADAVDALVSGVTRDCGRLDVVVHAAGVDDPEAKAQLLSAREAGEPVDVLARLGDERWRRVMSVNLDGTFHVLRAAVRAMRPRGRGAVVTVGSSAAFDTLVGYPHYAASKAGVHALSQAVAKEAIAFGVRVNTVAPGPVDTAMAARTPAAVRAAMEAAGAIGYASAEDLADSICYLASPGAANVVGAVLLSNGGRFTV encoded by the coding sequence ATGGGTGACGAGGTACCCGGGGTGGGCGCGCACGCGCGCTACGTCCCCGGACGGTTCGCCGACCAGGTCGCCCTGGTGACCGGCGGTGGGTCCGGCATCGGGGCTGCGGTGGCCCGTCAGTTGGCCGCCGAGGGGTGTGCGCGGGTCAACGTGGCCGACCAGGACATGGACAACGCCGAGAGCGTGGCCGTCGCGATGGGCGGCACCGCCCGTCACGTGGACGTCGCCGACGCGGACGCGGTCGATGCCCTGGTGTCCGGCGTGACGCGCGACTGCGGTCGACTCGACGTGGTGGTGCACGCCGCCGGGGTCGACGATCCCGAAGCCAAGGCGCAACTGTTGTCGGCACGAGAGGCTGGTGAACCGGTCGACGTACTGGCACGACTCGGCGACGAGCGGTGGCGTCGCGTGATGTCGGTCAACCTGGACGGCACGTTCCACGTGTTGCGCGCGGCAGTCCGGGCCATGCGGCCGAGGGGCAGGGGTGCCGTCGTCACGGTCGGTTCCTCCGCTGCCTTCGACACCCTGGTCGGCTATCCCCACTACGCCGCCTCCAAGGCGGGAGTGCATGCGCTGTCGCAGGCGGTCGCCAAGGAGGCGATCGCCTTCGGGGTTCGTGTCAACACCGTGGCGCCCGGGCCGGTCGACACGGCGATGGCAGCACGTACGCCGGCCGCCGTCCGTGCGGCGATGGAGGCCGCCGGTGCGATCGGGTACGCGAGTGCGGAGGACCTGGCCGACAGCATCTGCTACCTCGCCTCCCCCGGAGCGGCCAACGTCGTCGGCGCCGTGCTGCTGAGCAACGGAGGCAGGTTCACGGTCTGA
- a CDS encoding thiolase family protein, protein MSTVSIVGAGLSKFGRQPDLTGRQMAVQAIRAALADAGMEWPDIQVAFGGSDGSGLADTLVADLGLTGIPFTNVKNGCATGGSALVSAINAIRSGAAEIALAVGFDKHPRGAFDPRPEDWGLPAGYGEAGLMVTTQFFAIKIARYMREHGISEPTLAKVAAKSFRNGAISPNAWRREALTEGAIAAAPMVNDPLTQYMFCSPGEGGAAIIVASEEAARRLGPRAVRLRAVSTRTRSFGSFEVFAPSIQGQGTPSSVSTDAARAAFEAAGVGPQDIDVAQLQDTEAGAEIMHLAECGFCEHGQQEEWIAAGATEIGGRLPVNTDGGCIANGEPIGASGLRQVHEVVTQLRGEAGDRQVPDHPRLGFTHVYGAPGISACTVLEATR, encoded by the coding sequence ATGAGTACGGTGTCGATCGTCGGTGCCGGACTCTCGAAGTTCGGGCGCCAGCCGGATCTCACGGGGCGCCAGATGGCAGTGCAGGCGATCCGTGCGGCACTGGCTGATGCCGGGATGGAGTGGCCCGACATCCAGGTGGCGTTCGGCGGCAGCGACGGCTCCGGACTCGCCGACACCCTGGTGGCCGACCTGGGGTTGACCGGGATCCCCTTCACCAACGTCAAGAACGGCTGCGCCACCGGAGGCAGCGCACTGGTCTCGGCCATCAACGCGATCAGGTCCGGCGCCGCCGAGATCGCGCTGGCCGTGGGGTTCGACAAGCACCCGCGTGGTGCATTCGACCCGCGACCGGAGGACTGGGGTCTGCCCGCGGGATACGGCGAGGCGGGACTGATGGTCACCACCCAGTTCTTCGCGATCAAGATCGCGCGCTACATGCGCGAGCACGGCATCTCCGAGCCCACGTTGGCCAAGGTGGCCGCGAAGTCGTTCCGCAACGGCGCGATCAGCCCCAACGCGTGGCGGCGCGAGGCGCTCACCGAGGGCGCGATCGCTGCCGCCCCCATGGTCAACGACCCCCTGACGCAGTACATGTTCTGTTCGCCCGGCGAGGGCGGCGCCGCGATCATCGTCGCCTCCGAGGAGGCGGCGCGGCGGTTGGGGCCGCGGGCGGTGCGGCTGCGCGCCGTCTCGACCCGCACTCGCAGTTTCGGATCGTTCGAGGTGTTCGCGCCCTCGATCCAGGGGCAGGGAACTCCTTCGAGCGTCAGTACCGACGCGGCGCGCGCGGCGTTCGAGGCAGCTGGCGTGGGGCCCCAGGACATCGATGTGGCGCAGTTGCAGGACACCGAGGCCGGGGCGGAGATCATGCATCTCGCCGAGTGCGGGTTCTGTGAGCACGGTCAGCAGGAGGAATGGATCGCCGCCGGTGCCACCGAGATCGGCGGCCGCCTGCCGGTCAACACCGATGGCGGGTGCATCGCGAACGGTGAGCCGATCGGCGCCTCGGGCCTGCGTCAGGTGCACGAGGTCGTCACCCAGCTGCGCGGTGAGGCCGGTGACCGGCAGGTGCCCGACCACCCCCGACTGGGTTTCACCCACGTCTACGGTGCGCCCGGCATCAGCGCCTGCACCGTTCTGGAGGCAACACGATGA